One genomic region from Cygnus olor isolate bCygOlo1 chromosome 29, bCygOlo1.pri.v2, whole genome shotgun sequence encodes:
- the SLC11A2 gene encoding natural resistance-associated macrophage protein 2 isoform X1 has protein sequence MRFLCTERKFPSCLRSWSFTRGARTRPANTAHLDPSPEHQQGSAMGTPDTDLRTPDEDGSGDGISTVSGSRNPLQPPDTSSEEPFTTYFDSKIPIPEDETHSCFSFRKLWAFTGPGFLMSIAYLDPGNIESDLQSGAIAGFKLLWVLLLATVIGLLLQRLAARLGVVTGLHLAEVCHRQYQKVPRIILWLMVELAIIGSDMQEVIGSAIAINLLSMGKIPLWGGVLITIADTFVFLFLDKYGLRKLEAFFGFLITIMALTFGYEYVTVKPDQEQLLKGLFIPYCQNCGTPQLEQAVGIVGAVIMPHNMYLHSALVKSRQVNRANKKEVREANKYFFIESCIALFVSFIINIFVVTVFAEAFFDKTNADVHEVCANTSSPHSSLFPNNNQTLQVDIYKGGVVLGCYFGPAALYIWAIGILAAGQSSTMTGTYSGQFVMEGFLNLRWSRFARVLLTRSIAITPTLFVAIFQDVEHLTGMNDFLNVLMSLQLPFALIPVLTFTSLPSVMNDFANGLFWKIGGGVVILLICSINMYFVVAYVMSLNHLGLYIGAALLSVVYLSFVAYLTWLCLIALGVSFLACGKTVSVTRTLLTEESPSHAAK, from the exons ATGCGGTTTTTGTGCACCGAAAGGAAATTCCCCTCTTGTCTCCGTAGCTGGAGTTTCACAAGAGGCGCGCGGACACGGCCAg CCAACACGGCCCACCTAGACCCGTCCCCGGAgcaccagcagggctcagccatGGGGACCCCCGACACGGACCTGAGGACGCCCGACG AAGATGGCTCCGGGGATGGCATCAGCACCGTCTCTGGCAGCAGGAacccgctgcagcccccggaCACCTCCTCGGAGGAGCCCTTCACCACCTACTTCGACAGCAAGATCCCCATCCCCGAGGACGAGACG CACTCGTGCTTCAGCTTCCGCAAGCTCTGGGCTTTCACCGGGCCGGGCTTTCTGATGAGTATCGCCTACCTGGACCCAGGCAACATCGAGTCGGATTTGCAGTCTGGGGCCATCGCAGGGTTTAAG ctgctgtgggtgctgctgctggcgaCGGTGATcgggctgctcctgcagcggCTGGCCGCGCGCCTCGGCGTGGTGACGGGGCTGCACCTCGCTGAGGTCTGCCACCGGCAGTACCAGAAG GTTCCTCGGATTATCCTGTGGCTGATGGTCGAGCTCGCTATCATCGGCTCCGACATGCAAGAAGTCATCGGCTCGGCGATTGCCATCAACCTCCTGTCGATGGGGAA GATCCCGCTGTGGGGCGGCGTGCTCATCACCATCGCCGACACCTTTGTGTTCCTCTTCCTGGACAAATACG gTTTGCGGAAACTGGAGGCGTTCTTTGGCTTTCTGATCACCATCATGGCGCTGACGTTCGGATACGAG TACGTCACAGTAAAACCTgaccaggagcagctgctgaaagggCTCTTCATCCCCTACTGCCAGAACTGCGGCACGCCGCAGCTGGAGCAAGCCGTGGGCATCGTGGGCGCCGTCATCATGCCCCACAACATGTACCTGCACTCTGCCTTGGTCAAG TCCCGGCAAGTGAACCGTGCAAACAAGAAGGAAGTCCGAGAGGCTAACAAGTATTTCTTCATCGAGTCCTGCATAGCCCTCTTTGTCTCCTTCATCATCAACATCTTTGTGGTGACCGTCTTTGCTGAGGCTTTCTTTGACAAGACGAATGCGGATGTG CACGAGGTCTGCGCCAACACCAGCAGCCCCCactcctccctcttccccaaCAACAACCAGACGCTGCAGGTGGACATCTACAAAGGG GGCGTCGTTTTGGGCTGTTACTTTGGCCCCGCCGCTCTCTACATCTGGGCAATCGGGATCCTTGCTGCAGGCCAGAGCTCAACAATGACGGGGACGTACTCCGGACAGTTTGTCATGGAG ggctttctGAATCTGCGCTGGTCCCGCTTCGCCCGGGTGCTGCTGACCCGCTCCATCGCCATCACCCCCACCCTCTTCGTGGCCATCTTTCAGGATGTCGAGCACCTGACGGGCATGAACGACTTCTTAAACGTCCTCATGAGCCTCCAG CTTCCTTTCGCTTTGATCCCGGTCCTGACGTTCACCAGCCTGCCCAGTGTCATGAATGACTTTGCCAATGGACT GTTCTGGAAGATCGGCGGCGGAGTGGTGATCCTTCTCATCTGCAGCATCAACATGTACTTCGTGGTGGCCTACGTCATGTCTCTGAACCACCTGGGTTTGTACATCGGGGCGGCGCTTCTCAGCGTGGTCTACCTGTCCTTCGTCGCCTATTTG ACCTGGCTGTGCCTGATCGCTCTGGGCGTCTCCTTCCTGGCCTGCGGGAAAACGGTAAGCGTCACCCGGACCCTGCTGACGGAGGAGTCCCCGTCGCACGCCGCCAAGTAG
- the SLC11A2 gene encoding natural resistance-associated macrophage protein 2 isoform X8, which yields MGTPDTDLRTPDEDGSGDGISTVSGSRNPLQPPDTSSEEPFTTYFDSKIPIPEDETHSCFSFRKLWAFTGPGFLMSIAYLDPGNIESDLQSGAIAGFKLLWVLLLATVIGLLLQRLAARLGVVTGLHLAEVCHRQYQKVPRIILWLMVELAIIGSDMQEVIGSAIAINLLSMGKIPLWGGVLITIADTFVFLFLDKYGLRKLEAFFGFLITIMALTFGYEYVTVKPDQEQLLKGLFIPYCQNCGTPQLEQAVGIVGAVIMPHNMYLHSALVKSRQVNRANKKEVREANKYFFIESCIALFVSFIINIFVVTVFAEAFFDKTNADVHEVCANTSSPHSSLFPNNNQTLQVDIYKGGVVLGCYFGPAALYIWAIGILAAGQSSTMTGTYSGQFVMEGFLNLRWSRFARVLLTRSIAITPTLFVAIFQDVEHLTGMNDFLNVLMSLQLPFALIPVLTFTSLPSVMNDFANGLFWKIGGGVVILLICSINMYFVVAYVMSLNHLGLYIGAALLSVVYLSFVAYLTWLCLIALGVSFLACGKTVSVTRTLLTEESPSHAAK from the exons atGGGGACCCCCGACACGGACCTGAGGACGCCCGACG AAGATGGCTCCGGGGATGGCATCAGCACCGTCTCTGGCAGCAGGAacccgctgcagcccccggaCACCTCCTCGGAGGAGCCCTTCACCACCTACTTCGACAGCAAGATCCCCATCCCCGAGGACGAGACG CACTCGTGCTTCAGCTTCCGCAAGCTCTGGGCTTTCACCGGGCCGGGCTTTCTGATGAGTATCGCCTACCTGGACCCAGGCAACATCGAGTCGGATTTGCAGTCTGGGGCCATCGCAGGGTTTAAG ctgctgtgggtgctgctgctggcgaCGGTGATcgggctgctcctgcagcggCTGGCCGCGCGCCTCGGCGTGGTGACGGGGCTGCACCTCGCTGAGGTCTGCCACCGGCAGTACCAGAAG GTTCCTCGGATTATCCTGTGGCTGATGGTCGAGCTCGCTATCATCGGCTCCGACATGCAAGAAGTCATCGGCTCGGCGATTGCCATCAACCTCCTGTCGATGGGGAA GATCCCGCTGTGGGGCGGCGTGCTCATCACCATCGCCGACACCTTTGTGTTCCTCTTCCTGGACAAATACG gTTTGCGGAAACTGGAGGCGTTCTTTGGCTTTCTGATCACCATCATGGCGCTGACGTTCGGATACGAG TACGTCACAGTAAAACCTgaccaggagcagctgctgaaagggCTCTTCATCCCCTACTGCCAGAACTGCGGCACGCCGCAGCTGGAGCAAGCCGTGGGCATCGTGGGCGCCGTCATCATGCCCCACAACATGTACCTGCACTCTGCCTTGGTCAAG TCCCGGCAAGTGAACCGTGCAAACAAGAAGGAAGTCCGAGAGGCTAACAAGTATTTCTTCATCGAGTCCTGCATAGCCCTCTTTGTCTCCTTCATCATCAACATCTTTGTGGTGACCGTCTTTGCTGAGGCTTTCTTTGACAAGACGAATGCGGATGTG CACGAGGTCTGCGCCAACACCAGCAGCCCCCactcctccctcttccccaaCAACAACCAGACGCTGCAGGTGGACATCTACAAAGGG GGCGTCGTTTTGGGCTGTTACTTTGGCCCCGCCGCTCTCTACATCTGGGCAATCGGGATCCTTGCTGCAGGCCAGAGCTCAACAATGACGGGGACGTACTCCGGACAGTTTGTCATGGAG ggctttctGAATCTGCGCTGGTCCCGCTTCGCCCGGGTGCTGCTGACCCGCTCCATCGCCATCACCCCCACCCTCTTCGTGGCCATCTTTCAGGATGTCGAGCACCTGACGGGCATGAACGACTTCTTAAACGTCCTCATGAGCCTCCAG CTTCCTTTCGCTTTGATCCCGGTCCTGACGTTCACCAGCCTGCCCAGTGTCATGAATGACTTTGCCAATGGACT GTTCTGGAAGATCGGCGGCGGAGTGGTGATCCTTCTCATCTGCAGCATCAACATGTACTTCGTGGTGGCCTACGTCATGTCTCTGAACCACCTGGGTTTGTACATCGGGGCGGCGCTTCTCAGCGTGGTCTACCTGTCCTTCGTCGCCTATTTG ACCTGGCTGTGCCTGATCGCTCTGGGCGTCTCCTTCCTGGCCTGCGGGAAAACGGTAAGCGTCACCCGGACCCTGCTGACGGAGGAGTCCCCGTCGCACGCCGCCAAGTAG
- the SLC11A2 gene encoding natural resistance-associated macrophage protein 2 isoform X5: MGTPDTDLRTPDDGSGDGISTVSGSRNPLQPPDTSSEEPFTTYFDSKIPIPEDETHSCFSFRKLWAFTGPGFLMSIAYLDPGNIESDLQSGAIAGFKLLWVLLLATVIGLLLQRLAARLGVVTGLHLAEVCHRQYQKVPRIILWLMVELAIIGSDMQEVIGSAIAINLLSMGKIPLWGGVLITIADTFVFLFLDKYGLRKLEAFFGFLITIMALTFGYEYVTVKPDQEQLLKGLFIPYCQNCGTPQLEQAVGIVGAVIMPHNMYLHSALVKSRQVNRANKKEVREANKYFFIESCIALFVSFIINIFVVTVFAEAFFDKTNADVHEVCANTSSPHSSLFPNNNQTLQVDIYKGGVVLGCYFGPAALYIWAIGILAAGQSSTMTGTYSGQFVMEGFLNLRWSRFARVLLTRSIAITPTLFVAIFQDVEHLTGMNDFLNVLMSLQLPFALIPVLTFTSLPSVMNDFANGLFWKIGGGVVILLICSINMYFVVAYVMSLNHLGLYIGAALLSVVYLSFVAYLTWLCLIALGVSFLACGKTVSVTRTLLTEESPSHAAK, translated from the exons atGGGGACCCCCGACACGGACCTGAGGACGCCCGACG ATGGCTCCGGGGATGGCATCAGCACCGTCTCTGGCAGCAGGAacccgctgcagcccccggaCACCTCCTCGGAGGAGCCCTTCACCACCTACTTCGACAGCAAGATCCCCATCCCCGAGGACGAGACG CACTCGTGCTTCAGCTTCCGCAAGCTCTGGGCTTTCACCGGGCCGGGCTTTCTGATGAGTATCGCCTACCTGGACCCAGGCAACATCGAGTCGGATTTGCAGTCTGGGGCCATCGCAGGGTTTAAG ctgctgtgggtgctgctgctggcgaCGGTGATcgggctgctcctgcagcggCTGGCCGCGCGCCTCGGCGTGGTGACGGGGCTGCACCTCGCTGAGGTCTGCCACCGGCAGTACCAGAAG GTTCCTCGGATTATCCTGTGGCTGATGGTCGAGCTCGCTATCATCGGCTCCGACATGCAAGAAGTCATCGGCTCGGCGATTGCCATCAACCTCCTGTCGATGGGGAA GATCCCGCTGTGGGGCGGCGTGCTCATCACCATCGCCGACACCTTTGTGTTCCTCTTCCTGGACAAATACG gTTTGCGGAAACTGGAGGCGTTCTTTGGCTTTCTGATCACCATCATGGCGCTGACGTTCGGATACGAG TACGTCACAGTAAAACCTgaccaggagcagctgctgaaagggCTCTTCATCCCCTACTGCCAGAACTGCGGCACGCCGCAGCTGGAGCAAGCCGTGGGCATCGTGGGCGCCGTCATCATGCCCCACAACATGTACCTGCACTCTGCCTTGGTCAAG TCCCGGCAAGTGAACCGTGCAAACAAGAAGGAAGTCCGAGAGGCTAACAAGTATTTCTTCATCGAGTCCTGCATAGCCCTCTTTGTCTCCTTCATCATCAACATCTTTGTGGTGACCGTCTTTGCTGAGGCTTTCTTTGACAAGACGAATGCGGATGTG CACGAGGTCTGCGCCAACACCAGCAGCCCCCactcctccctcttccccaaCAACAACCAGACGCTGCAGGTGGACATCTACAAAGGG GGCGTCGTTTTGGGCTGTTACTTTGGCCCCGCCGCTCTCTACATCTGGGCAATCGGGATCCTTGCTGCAGGCCAGAGCTCAACAATGACGGGGACGTACTCCGGACAGTTTGTCATGGAG ggctttctGAATCTGCGCTGGTCCCGCTTCGCCCGGGTGCTGCTGACCCGCTCCATCGCCATCACCCCCACCCTCTTCGTGGCCATCTTTCAGGATGTCGAGCACCTGACGGGCATGAACGACTTCTTAAACGTCCTCATGAGCCTCCAG CTTCCTTTCGCTTTGATCCCGGTCCTGACGTTCACCAGCCTGCCCAGTGTCATGAATGACTTTGCCAATGGACT GTTCTGGAAGATCGGCGGCGGAGTGGTGATCCTTCTCATCTGCAGCATCAACATGTACTTCGTGGTGGCCTACGTCATGTCTCTGAACCACCTGGGTTTGTACATCGGGGCGGCGCTTCTCAGCGTGGTCTACCTGTCCTTCGTCGCCTATTTG ACCTGGCTGTGCCTGATCGCTCTGGGCGTCTCCTTCCTGGCCTGCGGGAAAACGGTAAGCGTCACCCGGACCCTGCTGACGGAGGAGTCCCCGTCGCACGCCGCCAAGTAG
- the SLC11A2 gene encoding natural resistance-associated macrophage protein 2 isoform X2, with product MRFLCTERKFPSCLRSWSFTRGARTRPANTAHLDPSPEHQQGSAMGTPDTDLRTPDDGSGDGISTVSGSRNPLQPPDTSSEEPFTTYFDSKIPIPEDETHSCFSFRKLWAFTGPGFLMSIAYLDPGNIESDLQSGAIAGFKLLWVLLLATVIGLLLQRLAARLGVVTGLHLAEVCHRQYQKVPRIILWLMVELAIIGSDMQEVIGSAIAINLLSMGKIPLWGGVLITIADTFVFLFLDKYGLRKLEAFFGFLITIMALTFGYEYVTVKPDQEQLLKGLFIPYCQNCGTPQLEQAVGIVGAVIMPHNMYLHSALVKSRQVNRANKKEVREANKYFFIESCIALFVSFIINIFVVTVFAEAFFDKTNADVHEVCANTSSPHSSLFPNNNQTLQVDIYKGGVVLGCYFGPAALYIWAIGILAAGQSSTMTGTYSGQFVMEGFLNLRWSRFARVLLTRSIAITPTLFVAIFQDVEHLTGMNDFLNVLMSLQLPFALIPVLTFTSLPSVMNDFANGLFWKIGGGVVILLICSINMYFVVAYVMSLNHLGLYIGAALLSVVYLSFVAYLTWLCLIALGVSFLACGKTVSVTRTLLTEESPSHAAK from the exons ATGCGGTTTTTGTGCACCGAAAGGAAATTCCCCTCTTGTCTCCGTAGCTGGAGTTTCACAAGAGGCGCGCGGACACGGCCAg CCAACACGGCCCACCTAGACCCGTCCCCGGAgcaccagcagggctcagccatGGGGACCCCCGACACGGACCTGAGGACGCCCGACG ATGGCTCCGGGGATGGCATCAGCACCGTCTCTGGCAGCAGGAacccgctgcagcccccggaCACCTCCTCGGAGGAGCCCTTCACCACCTACTTCGACAGCAAGATCCCCATCCCCGAGGACGAGACG CACTCGTGCTTCAGCTTCCGCAAGCTCTGGGCTTTCACCGGGCCGGGCTTTCTGATGAGTATCGCCTACCTGGACCCAGGCAACATCGAGTCGGATTTGCAGTCTGGGGCCATCGCAGGGTTTAAG ctgctgtgggtgctgctgctggcgaCGGTGATcgggctgctcctgcagcggCTGGCCGCGCGCCTCGGCGTGGTGACGGGGCTGCACCTCGCTGAGGTCTGCCACCGGCAGTACCAGAAG GTTCCTCGGATTATCCTGTGGCTGATGGTCGAGCTCGCTATCATCGGCTCCGACATGCAAGAAGTCATCGGCTCGGCGATTGCCATCAACCTCCTGTCGATGGGGAA GATCCCGCTGTGGGGCGGCGTGCTCATCACCATCGCCGACACCTTTGTGTTCCTCTTCCTGGACAAATACG gTTTGCGGAAACTGGAGGCGTTCTTTGGCTTTCTGATCACCATCATGGCGCTGACGTTCGGATACGAG TACGTCACAGTAAAACCTgaccaggagcagctgctgaaagggCTCTTCATCCCCTACTGCCAGAACTGCGGCACGCCGCAGCTGGAGCAAGCCGTGGGCATCGTGGGCGCCGTCATCATGCCCCACAACATGTACCTGCACTCTGCCTTGGTCAAG TCCCGGCAAGTGAACCGTGCAAACAAGAAGGAAGTCCGAGAGGCTAACAAGTATTTCTTCATCGAGTCCTGCATAGCCCTCTTTGTCTCCTTCATCATCAACATCTTTGTGGTGACCGTCTTTGCTGAGGCTTTCTTTGACAAGACGAATGCGGATGTG CACGAGGTCTGCGCCAACACCAGCAGCCCCCactcctccctcttccccaaCAACAACCAGACGCTGCAGGTGGACATCTACAAAGGG GGCGTCGTTTTGGGCTGTTACTTTGGCCCCGCCGCTCTCTACATCTGGGCAATCGGGATCCTTGCTGCAGGCCAGAGCTCAACAATGACGGGGACGTACTCCGGACAGTTTGTCATGGAG ggctttctGAATCTGCGCTGGTCCCGCTTCGCCCGGGTGCTGCTGACCCGCTCCATCGCCATCACCCCCACCCTCTTCGTGGCCATCTTTCAGGATGTCGAGCACCTGACGGGCATGAACGACTTCTTAAACGTCCTCATGAGCCTCCAG CTTCCTTTCGCTTTGATCCCGGTCCTGACGTTCACCAGCCTGCCCAGTGTCATGAATGACTTTGCCAATGGACT GTTCTGGAAGATCGGCGGCGGAGTGGTGATCCTTCTCATCTGCAGCATCAACATGTACTTCGTGGTGGCCTACGTCATGTCTCTGAACCACCTGGGTTTGTACATCGGGGCGGCGCTTCTCAGCGTGGTCTACCTGTCCTTCGTCGCCTATTTG ACCTGGCTGTGCCTGATCGCTCTGGGCGTCTCCTTCCTGGCCTGCGGGAAAACGGTAAGCGTCACCCGGACCCTGCTGACGGAGGAGTCCCCGTCGCACGCCGCCAAGTAG
- the SLC11A2 gene encoding natural resistance-associated macrophage protein 2 isoform X3 codes for MPRRHRLEPGPAACELANTAHLDPSPEHQQGSAMGTPDTDLRTPDEDGSGDGISTVSGSRNPLQPPDTSSEEPFTTYFDSKIPIPEDETHSCFSFRKLWAFTGPGFLMSIAYLDPGNIESDLQSGAIAGFKLLWVLLLATVIGLLLQRLAARLGVVTGLHLAEVCHRQYQKVPRIILWLMVELAIIGSDMQEVIGSAIAINLLSMGKIPLWGGVLITIADTFVFLFLDKYGLRKLEAFFGFLITIMALTFGYEYVTVKPDQEQLLKGLFIPYCQNCGTPQLEQAVGIVGAVIMPHNMYLHSALVKSRQVNRANKKEVREANKYFFIESCIALFVSFIINIFVVTVFAEAFFDKTNADVHEVCANTSSPHSSLFPNNNQTLQVDIYKGGVVLGCYFGPAALYIWAIGILAAGQSSTMTGTYSGQFVMEGFLNLRWSRFARVLLTRSIAITPTLFVAIFQDVEHLTGMNDFLNVLMSLQLPFALIPVLTFTSLPSVMNDFANGLFWKIGGGVVILLICSINMYFVVAYVMSLNHLGLYIGAALLSVVYLSFVAYLTWLCLIALGVSFLACGKTVSVTRTLLTEESPSHAAK; via the exons CCAACACGGCCCACCTAGACCCGTCCCCGGAgcaccagcagggctcagccatGGGGACCCCCGACACGGACCTGAGGACGCCCGACG AAGATGGCTCCGGGGATGGCATCAGCACCGTCTCTGGCAGCAGGAacccgctgcagcccccggaCACCTCCTCGGAGGAGCCCTTCACCACCTACTTCGACAGCAAGATCCCCATCCCCGAGGACGAGACG CACTCGTGCTTCAGCTTCCGCAAGCTCTGGGCTTTCACCGGGCCGGGCTTTCTGATGAGTATCGCCTACCTGGACCCAGGCAACATCGAGTCGGATTTGCAGTCTGGGGCCATCGCAGGGTTTAAG ctgctgtgggtgctgctgctggcgaCGGTGATcgggctgctcctgcagcggCTGGCCGCGCGCCTCGGCGTGGTGACGGGGCTGCACCTCGCTGAGGTCTGCCACCGGCAGTACCAGAAG GTTCCTCGGATTATCCTGTGGCTGATGGTCGAGCTCGCTATCATCGGCTCCGACATGCAAGAAGTCATCGGCTCGGCGATTGCCATCAACCTCCTGTCGATGGGGAA GATCCCGCTGTGGGGCGGCGTGCTCATCACCATCGCCGACACCTTTGTGTTCCTCTTCCTGGACAAATACG gTTTGCGGAAACTGGAGGCGTTCTTTGGCTTTCTGATCACCATCATGGCGCTGACGTTCGGATACGAG TACGTCACAGTAAAACCTgaccaggagcagctgctgaaagggCTCTTCATCCCCTACTGCCAGAACTGCGGCACGCCGCAGCTGGAGCAAGCCGTGGGCATCGTGGGCGCCGTCATCATGCCCCACAACATGTACCTGCACTCTGCCTTGGTCAAG TCCCGGCAAGTGAACCGTGCAAACAAGAAGGAAGTCCGAGAGGCTAACAAGTATTTCTTCATCGAGTCCTGCATAGCCCTCTTTGTCTCCTTCATCATCAACATCTTTGTGGTGACCGTCTTTGCTGAGGCTTTCTTTGACAAGACGAATGCGGATGTG CACGAGGTCTGCGCCAACACCAGCAGCCCCCactcctccctcttccccaaCAACAACCAGACGCTGCAGGTGGACATCTACAAAGGG GGCGTCGTTTTGGGCTGTTACTTTGGCCCCGCCGCTCTCTACATCTGGGCAATCGGGATCCTTGCTGCAGGCCAGAGCTCAACAATGACGGGGACGTACTCCGGACAGTTTGTCATGGAG ggctttctGAATCTGCGCTGGTCCCGCTTCGCCCGGGTGCTGCTGACCCGCTCCATCGCCATCACCCCCACCCTCTTCGTGGCCATCTTTCAGGATGTCGAGCACCTGACGGGCATGAACGACTTCTTAAACGTCCTCATGAGCCTCCAG CTTCCTTTCGCTTTGATCCCGGTCCTGACGTTCACCAGCCTGCCCAGTGTCATGAATGACTTTGCCAATGGACT GTTCTGGAAGATCGGCGGCGGAGTGGTGATCCTTCTCATCTGCAGCATCAACATGTACTTCGTGGTGGCCTACGTCATGTCTCTGAACCACCTGGGTTTGTACATCGGGGCGGCGCTTCTCAGCGTGGTCTACCTGTCCTTCGTCGCCTATTTG ACCTGGCTGTGCCTGATCGCTCTGGGCGTCTCCTTCCTGGCCTGCGGGAAAACGGTAAGCGTCACCCGGACCCTGCTGACGGAGGAGTCCCCGTCGCACGCCGCCAAGTAG
- the SLC11A2 gene encoding natural resistance-associated macrophage protein 2 isoform X4 produces MPRRHRLEPGPAACELANTAHLDPSPEHQQGSAMGTPDTDLRTPDDGSGDGISTVSGSRNPLQPPDTSSEEPFTTYFDSKIPIPEDETHSCFSFRKLWAFTGPGFLMSIAYLDPGNIESDLQSGAIAGFKLLWVLLLATVIGLLLQRLAARLGVVTGLHLAEVCHRQYQKVPRIILWLMVELAIIGSDMQEVIGSAIAINLLSMGKIPLWGGVLITIADTFVFLFLDKYGLRKLEAFFGFLITIMALTFGYEYVTVKPDQEQLLKGLFIPYCQNCGTPQLEQAVGIVGAVIMPHNMYLHSALVKSRQVNRANKKEVREANKYFFIESCIALFVSFIINIFVVTVFAEAFFDKTNADVHEVCANTSSPHSSLFPNNNQTLQVDIYKGGVVLGCYFGPAALYIWAIGILAAGQSSTMTGTYSGQFVMEGFLNLRWSRFARVLLTRSIAITPTLFVAIFQDVEHLTGMNDFLNVLMSLQLPFALIPVLTFTSLPSVMNDFANGLFWKIGGGVVILLICSINMYFVVAYVMSLNHLGLYIGAALLSVVYLSFVAYLTWLCLIALGVSFLACGKTVSVTRTLLTEESPSHAAK; encoded by the exons CCAACACGGCCCACCTAGACCCGTCCCCGGAgcaccagcagggctcagccatGGGGACCCCCGACACGGACCTGAGGACGCCCGACG ATGGCTCCGGGGATGGCATCAGCACCGTCTCTGGCAGCAGGAacccgctgcagcccccggaCACCTCCTCGGAGGAGCCCTTCACCACCTACTTCGACAGCAAGATCCCCATCCCCGAGGACGAGACG CACTCGTGCTTCAGCTTCCGCAAGCTCTGGGCTTTCACCGGGCCGGGCTTTCTGATGAGTATCGCCTACCTGGACCCAGGCAACATCGAGTCGGATTTGCAGTCTGGGGCCATCGCAGGGTTTAAG ctgctgtgggtgctgctgctggcgaCGGTGATcgggctgctcctgcagcggCTGGCCGCGCGCCTCGGCGTGGTGACGGGGCTGCACCTCGCTGAGGTCTGCCACCGGCAGTACCAGAAG GTTCCTCGGATTATCCTGTGGCTGATGGTCGAGCTCGCTATCATCGGCTCCGACATGCAAGAAGTCATCGGCTCGGCGATTGCCATCAACCTCCTGTCGATGGGGAA GATCCCGCTGTGGGGCGGCGTGCTCATCACCATCGCCGACACCTTTGTGTTCCTCTTCCTGGACAAATACG gTTTGCGGAAACTGGAGGCGTTCTTTGGCTTTCTGATCACCATCATGGCGCTGACGTTCGGATACGAG TACGTCACAGTAAAACCTgaccaggagcagctgctgaaagggCTCTTCATCCCCTACTGCCAGAACTGCGGCACGCCGCAGCTGGAGCAAGCCGTGGGCATCGTGGGCGCCGTCATCATGCCCCACAACATGTACCTGCACTCTGCCTTGGTCAAG TCCCGGCAAGTGAACCGTGCAAACAAGAAGGAAGTCCGAGAGGCTAACAAGTATTTCTTCATCGAGTCCTGCATAGCCCTCTTTGTCTCCTTCATCATCAACATCTTTGTGGTGACCGTCTTTGCTGAGGCTTTCTTTGACAAGACGAATGCGGATGTG CACGAGGTCTGCGCCAACACCAGCAGCCCCCactcctccctcttccccaaCAACAACCAGACGCTGCAGGTGGACATCTACAAAGGG GGCGTCGTTTTGGGCTGTTACTTTGGCCCCGCCGCTCTCTACATCTGGGCAATCGGGATCCTTGCTGCAGGCCAGAGCTCAACAATGACGGGGACGTACTCCGGACAGTTTGTCATGGAG ggctttctGAATCTGCGCTGGTCCCGCTTCGCCCGGGTGCTGCTGACCCGCTCCATCGCCATCACCCCCACCCTCTTCGTGGCCATCTTTCAGGATGTCGAGCACCTGACGGGCATGAACGACTTCTTAAACGTCCTCATGAGCCTCCAG CTTCCTTTCGCTTTGATCCCGGTCCTGACGTTCACCAGCCTGCCCAGTGTCATGAATGACTTTGCCAATGGACT GTTCTGGAAGATCGGCGGCGGAGTGGTGATCCTTCTCATCTGCAGCATCAACATGTACTTCGTGGTGGCCTACGTCATGTCTCTGAACCACCTGGGTTTGTACATCGGGGCGGCGCTTCTCAGCGTGGTCTACCTGTCCTTCGTCGCCTATTTG ACCTGGCTGTGCCTGATCGCTCTGGGCGTCTCCTTCCTGGCCTGCGGGAAAACGGTAAGCGTCACCCGGACCCTGCTGACGGAGGAGTCCCCGTCGCACGCCGCCAAGTAG